The following proteins come from a genomic window of Aequorivita marisscotiae:
- a CDS encoding sigma-54-dependent transcriptional regulator, which translates to MARILIIEDEAAIRRVLVKILSEENQGYEVFEAEDGLAGMELIKNEDFDLVLCDIKMPKMDGVEVLEAVKKIKPETPMVMISGHGDLETAVNTMKLGAFDYISKPPDLNRLLNTVRIALDRKELVVENTRLKKKVSKNYEMVGESPEIEQIKKMIEKVAPTEARVLITGPNGTGKELVAHWLHQKSDRSNGPMIEVNCAAIPSELIESELFGHVKGAFTSANKDRAGKFEAANGGTIFLDEVGDMSLSAQAKVLRALQENKVQRVGSDKDIKVDVRVITATNKNLKKEIEAGNFREDLYHRLAVILIKVPPLNDRRDDIPLLVDYFSEKISVEHGTTKKKFAPKAIKLLQEYDWTGNIRELRNVVERLIILGEKEISVEDVKLFASK; encoded by the coding sequence ATGGCAAGAATACTTATAATAGAAGATGAGGCAGCAATTAGAAGAGTTTTGGTGAAAATTCTTTCTGAAGAAAACCAAGGCTACGAGGTGTTTGAAGCAGAAGATGGCCTTGCCGGAATGGAACTGATAAAAAATGAAGATTTCGATTTGGTACTTTGCGATATCAAAATGCCCAAAATGGACGGAGTTGAGGTTTTGGAAGCCGTAAAAAAAATTAAACCCGAAACACCTATGGTTATGATTTCCGGACACGGCGATCTTGAAACTGCCGTAAATACAATGAAATTGGGCGCCTTCGATTATATTTCAAAACCACCGGATTTAAACCGTTTATTAAACACTGTTCGTATAGCCTTAGACCGGAAAGAGTTGGTTGTTGAAAATACCCGCCTTAAAAAAAAGGTTTCAAAAAACTATGAAATGGTAGGCGAATCGCCAGAGATAGAACAGATTAAAAAAATGATTGAAAAAGTGGCCCCCACCGAAGCACGCGTTTTAATTACCGGTCCCAATGGTACCGGAAAAGAACTGGTGGCGCATTGGCTACATCAAAAAAGCGATCGTAGCAACGGTCCGATGATAGAGGTTAACTGCGCTGCAATTCCTAGCGAATTAATTGAAAGCGAACTATTCGGGCACGTAAAAGGCGCTTTTACCTCAGCAAATAAAGACCGAGCTGGTAAATTTGAAGCTGCAAATGGCGGTACAATTTTTCTCGATGAAGTGGGCGATATGAGCCTCTCTGCGCAGGCAAAGGTGCTTAGAGCCTTACAGGAAAATAAAGTACAACGCGTTGGTAGCGACAAGGACATTAAGGTTGATGTTCGCGTAATTACTGCGACCAATAAAAATTTAAAAAAGGAAATAGAAGCAGGTAATTTTCGCGAAGATCTCTATCATAGATTGGCAGTAATTCTTATAAAAGTTCCACCGTTAAATGATAGAAGAGACGACATTCCATTATTGGTTGATTATTTTTCTGAAAAAATTTCAGTTGAACACGGTACGACTAAAAAGAAATTCGCTCCAAAAGCTATAAAATTATTGCAAGAATACGATTGGACAGGAAATATTCGCGAACTCAGAAATGTTGTGGAGCGCTTAATTATTCTCGGAGAAAAGGAAATTAGCGTTGAGGATGTTAAATTGTTCGCCAGTAAATAG
- a CDS encoding PPK2 family polyphosphate kinase, which produces MKEVRIEDFKVSGPIKLDGSRNDFDLEASEDELKNQLRKTRKELGKLQDTLYAHGKYAVLVCLQGMDTAGKDSLIREVFKDFNARGVVVHSFKTPTSLEKKHDYLWRHYIALPERGKFGVFNRTHYENVLVTRVHPEYILGENLPDVNSLDDIDTEFWDKRFQQINNFEKTVQENGTIIFKFFLNLSKEEQKNRLLRRLDKPNKNWKFSPGDLDERELWQEYRNCYEEAINRTSKPHAPWYIIPSDDKDTARLIVAEIMLRELKKYEDIKEPELDDAIKAKISEYRERLKND; this is translated from the coding sequence ATGAAAGAAGTACGCATTGAAGATTTTAAAGTTAGTGGGCCTATAAAATTAGATGGCTCCCGAAATGATTTTGATTTGGAAGCCTCTGAGGATGAGTTGAAAAATCAATTAAGAAAAACGCGAAAAGAGTTAGGTAAACTTCAAGACACGCTATACGCCCATGGAAAATATGCAGTTTTGGTCTGCCTTCAAGGAATGGATACGGCTGGGAAAGATAGCTTAATTCGCGAAGTTTTTAAAGATTTTAATGCCCGTGGAGTAGTGGTTCACAGTTTTAAAACGCCCACTTCGCTCGAAAAAAAACACGATTATCTTTGGCGCCACTACATTGCACTTCCCGAACGCGGAAAGTTTGGCGTTTTCAATAGAACACATTATGAAAATGTTTTGGTTACCCGTGTACACCCCGAATATATTCTTGGTGAAAATTTGCCGGACGTAAACTCTTTAGATGATATTGATACAGAATTCTGGGACAAACGATTTCAGCAAATCAATAATTTTGAAAAGACAGTACAAGAAAACGGAACTATTATTTTCAAATTCTTTTTAAACCTTTCAAAAGAAGAACAAAAAAATCGATTGCTTCGCAGGCTGGACAAGCCAAATAAAAATTGGAAATTTTCTCCAGGCGATTTAGACGAAAGGGAATTATGGCAAGAATACAGAAATTGTTATGAGGAAGCCATTAATCGCACCTCAAAACCCCACGCTCCTTGGTACATTATTCCTTCAGACGATAAGGATACTGCCCGATTAATTGTGGCAGAAATTATGCTTCGCGAACTAAAAAAATACGAGGACATCAAAGAACCTGAACTAGACGACGCTATAAAGGCAAAAATTTCAGAATACCGTGAACGTCTTAAAAATGATTAA
- a CDS encoding M20/M25/M40 family metallo-hydrolase, producing the protein MKTRLIPALIFFLFISTASISQNAAQDSTMLKKLYTTALSDGKAYDWLDYLSNQIGGRLSGSFEAERAVKYTEAELKELGLDKVWLQPVMVPKWTRGFKEYAYIESPSGEKTVTNILALGGSVPTPNLGIKAEVVEVHNFEELASLGRQKIEGKIVFFNRPMQPDLIHTGHAYGGASNQRYSGAAEATKYGAIGVLVRSLSLKNDSAPHTGAMSYGDTPESKRIPAAAISTKDADYLSGLLKLEPQLQFYFKQNCKIWDDVLSYNVIGEITGTTYPDKYMVVGGHLDSWDVGDGAHDDGAGVTQSMEVLRLFKKLNYKPKHSIRVVLFMNEENGLRGGLKYAEEAKRKNETHVFALESDSGGFTPRGFSLETDAANLAQIRSWVPLFEPYLIHLFDEGYSGADIRPMKGNINVLAGLQPDSQRYFDIHHSANDTFEQINKRELELGAATMASLMYLMDTYGAK; encoded by the coding sequence ATGAAAACTCGATTAATCCCTGCTTTAATTTTCTTTCTATTTATTTCAACTGCAAGCATTTCACAAAATGCAGCGCAGGATTCTACTATGCTAAAAAAGCTTTATACCACGGCCTTATCAGATGGAAAAGCATACGACTGGTTAGATTATCTTTCCAACCAAATTGGAGGACGTTTGTCTGGTTCTTTTGAGGCAGAACGCGCTGTAAAATACACCGAAGCCGAGCTAAAGGAACTGGGTTTAGACAAGGTTTGGCTACAACCGGTAATGGTGCCAAAATGGACACGTGGTTTTAAGGAATACGCCTATATTGAATCTCCCTCGGGCGAAAAAACCGTTACCAATATTTTAGCACTGGGAGGGTCTGTGCCAACACCTAATTTGGGAATAAAAGCCGAGGTAGTAGAAGTTCATAATTTTGAGGAACTCGCAAGTTTAGGTCGTCAAAAAATTGAAGGTAAAATAGTTTTTTTTAACAGACCAATGCAACCAGATTTAATACACACGGGCCATGCCTACGGAGGTGCGTCAAATCAACGTTATTCCGGTGCGGCAGAAGCTACCAAGTATGGAGCAATTGGCGTATTGGTGCGTTCGCTGTCTTTAAAAAACGATTCTGCACCGCATACGGGGGCAATGAGTTATGGCGATACCCCAGAATCAAAACGAATTCCTGCTGCCGCAATTAGCACAAAAGATGCAGATTATCTCAGTGGCTTACTGAAACTAGAACCACAGTTACAATTTTACTTTAAACAAAACTGTAAAATTTGGGACGATGTACTTTCTTATAATGTAATTGGCGAAATAACTGGCACCACTTACCCTGATAAATATATGGTAGTTGGTGGCCACTTAGACAGTTGGGATGTTGGTGATGGCGCTCACGACGATGGTGCGGGAGTTACACAAAGTATGGAAGTATTGCGACTTTTTAAAAAACTGAATTACAAGCCAAAACACAGCATTCGCGTAGTTTTATTTATGAATGAAGAAAATGGTTTGCGCGGCGGATTAAAATATGCCGAAGAAGCCAAACGAAAAAATGAAACCCACGTTTTTGCATTGGAGAGCGATAGTGGTGGATTTACACCTCGGGGTTTTTCGCTTGAAACCGATGCAGCTAACCTCGCGCAAATTCGTTCGTGGGTGCCACTTTTTGAGCCGTATTTAATTCATCTGTTTGATGAAGGGTATAGCGGCGCAGATATACGTCCAATGAAAGGAAATATTAATGTGCTGGCTGGATTACAACCAGATTCTCAGCGTTATTTCGATATTCACCACTCTGCAAACGATACATTTGAACAAATTAACAAACGCGAACTGGAACTTGGCGCGGCAACTATGGCTAGTCTGATGTATTTAATGGATACTTACGGCGCTAAATAA
- a CDS encoding DUF1853 family protein, with product MNSHILNSFINAPELKITSEKYPFENFSFLNEMITTSEFNFPEQLVLGMQAEACFEAFLRSSKNYKLLVANLQINGAKETLGELDYIAKNIQSEEIIHIELACKFYLYDENLGATEEEKWIGPNRKDSLFDKLEKVKLKQFPLLQKAETIEKLHSLNITLPTSQQLCLKAFLFIPKKIKSNDFSLNYTNCIVGYWIKHNDFVAEESEALYAIPTKKEWLLPPRAIAAWHSFSEIKEKVELQIKNNKSPLIYKKTPHKMERFFVVWW from the coding sequence TTGAATAGCCACATTTTAAATAGCTTTATAAACGCACCTGAATTAAAAATTACTTCGGAGAAGTATCCTTTTGAAAATTTTAGTTTTTTAAATGAAATGATAACCACAAGCGAATTCAACTTTCCCGAACAATTAGTACTCGGAATGCAAGCCGAAGCCTGTTTTGAAGCATTTTTAAGAAGTTCAAAAAACTATAAACTCCTCGTGGCAAATCTTCAAATAAATGGTGCGAAAGAAACCTTAGGCGAACTGGATTACATAGCTAAAAACATACAAAGTGAAGAAATAATTCATATTGAATTAGCTTGCAAATTTTATTTATACGATGAAAATCTAGGTGCTACGGAAGAAGAAAAATGGATTGGCCCCAACCGAAAAGACAGTCTTTTTGATAAATTGGAAAAAGTAAAGTTGAAACAATTTCCACTACTTCAAAAAGCGGAAACTATTGAAAAACTACACTCTTTAAATATCACTTTGCCAACTTCGCAACAATTGTGTTTAAAGGCTTTTTTATTCATTCCGAAGAAAATAAAAAGCAATGATTTCTCTTTAAATTACACCAACTGCATCGTAGGATATTGGATAAAACACAACGATTTTGTTGCGGAAGAAAGCGAAGCACTATACGCCATACCCACCAAAAAAGAATGGCTTTTACCACCAAGGGCTATTGCAGCCTGGCATTCGTTTTCAGAAATAAAAGAGAAAGTTGAACTTCAGATTAAAAATAACAAATCACCTTTAATTTATAAAAAAACGCCCCATAAAATGGAACGTTTTTTTGTAGTATGGTGGTAA
- the rlmF gene encoding 23S rRNA (adenine(1618)-N(6))-methyltransferase RlmF — translation MHPKNPFAKDYNFSTLIANHPPLNHFVFKNNYGNTTIKFANNEAVIALNTALLKTHYELNYWKIPEDNLCPPIPGRLDYLLHVADLLNKTDIHLLDIGTGPNLIYPILARCHFNWRCTASEVNTDSLRNAQKIISKNKILTNIELRHQQFKTQILENIIHPTDYFDVVVCNPPFFKNRTEAEQSNQRKFKNLDLKGQNSKNFGGLSNELWYKGGEVAFIRKMTEESIQFKEQVHWFTVIVSQKENLKNCKRAINKTKPTNIKIVEMEQGNKQSRFIAWTFKT, via the coding sequence GTGCATCCAAAAAATCCCTTTGCCAAAGATTATAACTTTAGTACACTTATAGCAAACCACCCTCCATTAAATCATTTTGTCTTTAAGAATAATTATGGCAACACCACTATAAAATTTGCCAATAATGAAGCGGTAATAGCTCTAAACACAGCATTATTAAAAACTCATTACGAATTAAATTACTGGAAAATCCCCGAAGACAACCTCTGCCCGCCTATTCCGGGGAGGTTAGATTATTTGTTACACGTTGCAGACTTGTTAAACAAAACAGACATCCATTTGCTGGATATTGGCACGGGCCCGAACCTCATCTACCCCATACTTGCACGTTGTCATTTTAATTGGCGCTGCACAGCTAGCGAGGTGAATACAGATTCGCTGCGCAATGCCCAAAAAATAATTTCTAAAAATAAAATACTTACAAATATTGAATTACGGCACCAGCAATTCAAGACGCAAATTTTAGAAAACATTATCCATCCCACAGATTATTTTGATGTGGTGGTTTGCAATCCGCCGTTTTTTAAAAACCGAACAGAGGCAGAACAAAGCAACCAACGCAAGTTTAAAAATTTAGATTTAAAGGGCCAAAACTCGAAAAATTTCGGCGGTCTCAGCAACGAGTTATGGTATAAAGGCGGCGAAGTAGCATTTATAAGAAAAATGACCGAAGAAAGCATTCAGTTTAAGGAACAAGTACATTGGTTTACAGTCATAGTGTCGCAAAAAGAAAACCTAAAAAATTGTAAACGCGCAATTAACAAAACCAAGCCTACGAATATAAAAATTGTTGAAATGGAGCAAGGCAACAAACAAAGCCGATTTATTGCTTGGACATTTAAAACTTAA
- a CDS encoding AAA family ATPase, translating into MALSDFIIISKEATLGLNQLHLSKANKNALKQLLKEFKHFEILNKYKLPVANKIFLFGHTGCGKTTTAKVIAQSLDKKIIILNLGNIVSSRLGETAKNITEVFKKAARENAVLLLDEFDSIGKLRDHDDKDSAEMKRLVNTVIQLIDELPNNVLLIAATNHPSVIDTALLRRFQLKLKFELPDQDQLDVYYNSLLEQFPEEFSVLNRVYNISYAEAKDITFSAVKNAIIKNEEAKVARDLKQKPVL; encoded by the coding sequence ATGGCACTATCAGATTTTATAATTATTTCAAAAGAAGCAACCCTTGGCTTAAACCAATTACATTTAAGTAAGGCCAATAAAAATGCCTTAAAACAGTTGTTAAAGGAGTTTAAACATTTTGAAATTTTAAACAAATACAAGCTTCCGGTAGCCAATAAAATTTTTCTCTTTGGCCATACGGGATGCGGAAAAACTACCACCGCAAAAGTCATTGCACAATCTTTAGATAAAAAAATAATTATTTTAAACTTGGGAAATATCGTTTCTTCCCGATTGGGCGAAACCGCTAAAAATATTACCGAAGTCTTTAAAAAAGCTGCTCGTGAAAACGCTGTTTTGCTGTTAGACGAATTTGATTCCATCGGGAAACTTCGCGATCACGACGATAAAGATTCTGCCGAAATGAAACGATTGGTAAATACAGTTATTCAATTAATTGATGAATTGCCAAATAACGTTTTATTAATTGCCGCTACCAATCATCCCAGTGTGATTGATACTGCTTTGTTGCGAAGATTTCAACTAAAACTTAAATTCGAATTGCCTGACCAAGACCAATTAGACGTGTATTATAATTCGCTTTTAGAACAATTTCCCGAAGAGTTCAGTGTACTAAACCGCGTTTATAATATATCGTATGCCGAAGCAAAAGACATTACTTTTAGCGCCGTAAAAAATGCTATAATTAAAAATGAAGAAGCCAAAGTGGCGCGCGACCTAAAGCAAAAGCCTGTGCTATAA
- a CDS encoding DUF1801 domain-containing protein, with translation MQSTAKTPDQYIDELPEDRKVVMQKLRDTVKKNLPDGFEETMQYGMISYVVPHSIYPDGYHCKPTDALPFMSIASQKNHIGFYHSGIYTDPEIMAWFVAEYPKYAKGKLDMGKSCVRFKNLKNIPFELLGELATKITVAQWIAKYESVLKR, from the coding sequence ATGCAATCAACCGCCAAGACTCCGGATCAATATATTGATGAACTACCAGAAGATCGAAAGGTAGTGATGCAAAAACTTCGAGATACAGTAAAGAAAAACCTTCCGGATGGTTTTGAAGAAACTATGCAATACGGAATGATTAGTTATGTGGTGCCGCACAGCATTTATCCCGATGGGTACCACTGCAAACCTACGGATGCCCTACCATTTATGAGCATTGCTTCACAAAAAAATCACATTGGTTTTTATCATTCCGGTATTTACACAGATCCTGAAATAATGGCTTGGTTTGTAGCAGAATATCCCAAGTATGCAAAGGGAAAACTAGACATGGGAAAAAGCTGTGTTCGTTTTAAGAACCTAAAAAATATACCATTTGAATTACTGGGAGAGCTCGCGACTAAAATTACAGTTGCACAGTGGATTGCAAAATACGAAAGTGTGCTGAAAAGGTAA